One region of Corynebacterium capitovis DSM 44611 genomic DNA includes:
- a CDS encoding RidA family protein, whose translation MRATWSERLRDLGIELPPVVAPLASYVPAIQVGRQVWTSGQLPLIDGSLPATGKVGAAVSAEVAYAYARQCGLNALAAVDSLVGIDNVERVLKVVGFVSSDPSFTGQPGVVNGVSDLLDEVFGEAGAHARSAVGVPVLPLDSPVEVELVVELKDGVKR comes from the coding sequence ATGCGGGCAACGTGGTCCGAGCGACTCCGCGACCTCGGCATCGAGCTGCCTCCCGTCGTCGCCCCTCTCGCGTCGTACGTCCCCGCGATCCAGGTCGGGCGCCAGGTGTGGACATCGGGGCAGCTCCCGCTTATCGACGGTTCTTTGCCCGCCACAGGAAAAGTTGGCGCCGCCGTATCGGCGGAGGTCGCCTACGCCTACGCTCGCCAGTGCGGGTTAAACGCGCTGGCTGCCGTGGATTCCCTGGTCGGCATCGACAACGTAGAGCGGGTGCTCAAGGTCGTCGGTTTCGTCTCTTCTGATCCGTCCTTTACGGGGCAGCCGGGCGTCGTTAATGGGGTAAGCGACCTGCTGGACGAGGTGTTCGGCGAGGCCGGCGCCCACGCGCGTTCCGCAGTCGGAGTGCCGGTTCTGCCGCTCGATTCCCCGGTTGAGGTTGAACTTGTCGTGGAGCTCAAAGACGGGGTAAAGCGCTAA
- a CDS encoding MBL fold metallo-hydrolase yields the protein MQHPAYSQLRPVTQSAAVVLAPNPSYAALEGTNSWVIRDPDDEFSIVVDPGPEDEGHLNVLQTKADKVALILLTHRHHDHADGAGRFRQLTGAPIRALDPNYCTGAPALSDGEVIALDGVTPQIKVVATPGHTSDSVSYFVYTGTAEESPLEGIITGDTIAGRHTTMISETDGDLGAYLDTLSMLEEVGKNIPLLPGHGPEGADLSAYARKYIDRRNQRLEQIRAALEKLGPDVSVSALVDEIYDDVDPVLRGAAEQSTRVALRYLKA from the coding sequence ATGCAGCATCCTGCTTACAGCCAACTGCGCCCTGTGACGCAATCCGCCGCGGTCGTCCTCGCGCCGAACCCGAGCTACGCGGCGCTGGAGGGGACGAACTCCTGGGTGATCCGGGATCCGGATGACGAATTCTCCATCGTCGTCGATCCGGGCCCGGAAGACGAGGGGCATCTCAATGTCCTGCAGACGAAAGCGGACAAGGTGGCGCTGATCCTGCTGACCCACCGGCACCACGACCACGCCGATGGGGCGGGTCGCTTCCGGCAGCTCACCGGCGCGCCGATTCGGGCTTTGGACCCCAATTACTGCACGGGCGCCCCGGCGCTGAGCGATGGGGAAGTCATCGCCCTCGACGGCGTGACACCCCAGATTAAGGTCGTAGCCACCCCGGGTCACACGAGCGACTCAGTCTCTTACTTCGTCTACACCGGCACGGCCGAGGAAAGCCCGCTAGAGGGCATCATCACCGGCGATACGATCGCTGGCCGACACACCACCATGATCTCGGAAACGGACGGCGACCTCGGCGCCTACCTGGACACCTTGTCCATGCTGGAGGAGGTGGGCAAGAACATCCCGCTGCTGCCGGGCCACGGCCCGGAAGGAGCCGACCTGTCGGCCTACGCCCGCAAATACATCGACCGCCGCAACCAGCGCCTGGAGCAGATCCGCGCGGCGCTGGAGAAGCTCGGCCCGGACGTCAGCGTCAGCGCCTTAGTCGATGAGATCTACGACGACGTGGATCCCGTCCTGCGTGGCGCGGCGGAGCAGTCGACCCGCGTGGCGCTGCGCTACCTCAAGGCGTAG